In Ananas comosus cultivar F153 linkage group 10, ASM154086v1, whole genome shotgun sequence, the following proteins share a genomic window:
- the LOC109716514 gene encoding disease resistance protein RPM1-like has product MAEAVISSLLLKIGVIIASEATKSATSRLLTRISAMKELMKDICDIKDELKGMQSFLQTAERLKEKDQSIKIFIQQTRDLAFDIEDIIDKFTYKLGEAQGGVLPTAIKRCINIKTWHHLSKRLKEIKIKLQSNIERSKRYDTRGMENEARPLIAVGGSKSRAELAHFVEEDDIVGFDEYRDLLLRWLKDEDEQQRQHVIISVFGMGGLGKTTLVTHVFNIIKASFDACAWVAVSQSYETHDLLRQILKEFHREDRKKREVPNNIDTMDYTSLVEKREAPNNIDTMDYRSLVETIRTYSQDKKYVLILDDVWSTDVMDNIKYALLNSNSKSRIVLTTRIRNVALLADEYRLFELETLKANDSWDLFCKNVFWKSANKICPPPLEQCGKKIVEKCGGLPLAIVSIARLLSFREQTGSEWEKVYKDLEWYLTKSESKIHEKVYDILKLSLDDLPHYLRNCFLYCSSFPENCQIGSFRLIQLWVAEGFIEERAERTMEEVAEDYLNELVHRCLLQVVKRNEFGGVCACRMHDIIRVLALSESKELSFCMVYEHSQKKLQSSKARRLSIICNITNYRPEDESHLRSVLVFKNSMSYDLLKSVLRSSKFLRVLELQGAPIEKLPSEICNLFNLHYLSLRATKIKELPRSIGKLRNLQMLDTYGSEIEKLPKGITELQKLRHLYLPDNMDKSIKAPVGIRRLKDLQSLANISATEEIVRNVKALIELREFGIIGVRTHHCADLWNSITKMNHLSKLCVESEDGEELQQLGILRLPLRIQRLYLRGELDKTSLLELATSFGSLTNLTRLTLSRAKLDEDTFPYLQALPALMLLELYKAYDGMMLHFQATSFPKLKELEIAHSPKLSQVEIERGAMASLNELRLYGCPELKELPHGIEYLTTLKNLYIEYPAEELIELLRRGGGGGGGGGEGDHSNDWRTRVRHIPNFTIRF; this is encoded by the coding sequence ATGGCGGAGGCTGTGATTAGCTCATTACTCCTGAAGATCGGCGTTATCATAGCTAGTGAAGCAACTAAATCAGCAACATCACGACTACTAACACGGATATCAGCAATGAAAGAACTCATGAAGGATATATGTGACATTAAGGATGAACTTAAGGGCATGCAATCCTTCCTACAGACTGCAGAAAGACTAAAAGAAAAGGATCAgagcataaaaatttttatacaacAAACAAGAGACTTGGCTTTCGACATTGAGGATATTATAGATAAGTTCACGTACAAGCTGGGTGAGGCGCAAGGAGGGGTTCTACCCACAGCAATCAAGAGGTGCATTAATATAAAAACCTGGCATCACCTTAGCAAGAGGCTTAAAGAGATCAAAATTAAGCTCCAAAGCAATATTGAAAGAAGTAAGCGATATGATACAAGAGGAATGGAAAATGAAGCAAGACCTCTAATAGCTGTTGGCGGTAGCAAAAGCCGTGCAGAATTAGCACATTTTGTCGAGGAGGATGATATCGTGGGTTTTGACGAGTACAGGGACTTATTGCTCAGATGGTTAAAAGATGAGGACGAGCAGCAAAGGCAGCACGTGATAATCTCAGTGTTTGGGATGGGTGGTCTAGGGAAGACCACTCTCGTGACTCATGTGTTCAATATCATCAAAGCTTCCTTTGATGCTTGTGCCTGGGTTGCTGTATCTCAAAGTTATGAGACTCATGATTTGCTTAGACAAATCTTAAAAGAGTTTCATAGGGAAGATCGTAAGAAAAGAGAAGTACCTAACAACATTGATACCATGGATTACACAAGCTTGGTTGAGAAAAGAGAAGCACCTAACAACATTGATACCATGGATTACAGAAGCTTGGTTGAGACTATCCGCACTTACTCGCAGGATAAAAAGTATGTACTCATTCTAGATGATGTTTGGAGTACTGATGTAATGGACAATATAAAATATGCACTTCTGAATAGTAATAGCAAGAGTAGAATAGTTCTCACAACAAGAATTCGCAATGTAGCACTACTAGCTGACGAGTACCGTTTGTTTGAGCTAGAGACACTGAAGGCAAATGATTCGTGGGATCTATTTTGTAAAAACGTATTTTGGAAAAGTGCAAACAAGATTTGCCCGCCACCTTTAGAACAATGTGGTAAAAAAATTGTCGAGAAGTGCGGTGGCTTGCCCCTTGCTATCGTATCTATAGCCCGTCTCTTATCATTTCGAGAACAAACCGGTTCTGAGTGGGAGAAGGTTTACAAAGATCTTGAGTGGTATCTAACTAAGAGCGAATCAAAGATCCATGAAAAAGTATATGACATTTTGAAACTTAGTTTGGACGATCTTCCCCATTACCTTCGAAATTGCTTCTTATATTGTTCTAGCTTTCCGGAAAATTGTCAAATTGGAAGTTTCAGGCTCATACAGCTTTGGGTGGCCGAAGGGTTCATTGAAGAAAGAGCTGAAAGAACGATGGAGGAAGTGGCCGAGGACTACCTTAACGAACTTGTTCATCGCTGCCTACTACAAGTGGTTAAGAGGAATGAATTCGGTGGAGTTTGTGCATGTCGAATGCATGACATCATTCGAGTCCTCGCTCTCTCGGAGTCAAAGGAGTTAAGTTTCTGCATGGTCTACGAGCATTCACAGAAAAAATTGCAGAGTTCCAAAGCACGCCGCTTGTCAATCATATGCAATATAACTAATTATCGTCCTGAAGACGAATCTCATTTGCGTTCAGTACTTGTTTTCAAAAATTCCATGAGCTATGATTTACTGAAGTCGGTCTTAagatcatcaaaatttttacgTGTCTTGGAACTACAAGGAGCACCAATCGAGAAACTACCGAGTGAGATCTGTAACCTATTCAACCTGCATTATCTTAGTTTGAGAGCTACAAAAATTAAGGAGCTTCCAAGATCAATTGGAAAGCTACGAAATCTGCAAATGTTAGATACATATGGAAGTGAAATAGAAAAGCTGCCAAAAGGAATAACAGAGCTTCAAAAGTTGAGACATCTATATTTGCCCGACAATATGGATAAGAGCATCAAGGCACCGGTGGGAATAAGGCGCTTGAAGGACTTGCAGAGTTTGGCAAATATTAGTGCAACTGAGGAGATTGTGCGGAATGTAAAAGCTTTGATAGAGTTGCGGGAATTTGGGATAATAGGCGTAAGAACCCATCACTGTGCAGACTTGTGGAATAGTATCACAAAGATGAACCATCTTAGCAAATTATGTGTCGAAAGTGAAGATGGGGAAGAATTACAGCAGTTGGGCATCCTGCGCCTACCTCTACGAATTCAAAGATTATATCTGCGTGGTGAATTAGACAAAACCTCACTCCTTGAGCTTGCCACGTCCTTTGGGTCTCTAACAAACCTAACCAGATTAACACTTTCAAGGGCAAAATTGGATGAAGATACATTTCCTTACCTGCAAGCACTGCCCGCGTTGATGCTTCTTGAACTTTATAAGGCATATGATGGCATGATGTTGCACTTCCAAGCAACATCATTCCCGAAGCTAAAGGAATTGGAAATAGCACATTCCCCGAAGCTCAGTCAGGTGGAAATAGAAAGAGGAGCAATGGCAAGCCTGAATGAGCTTCGGCTATACGGTTGCCCAGAGCTAAAGGAGCTGCCCCACGGCATCGAGTACCTTACCACCCTTAAGAATTTATACATTGAGTATCCAGCAGAGGAACTTATTGAGCTGCttcgacgaggaggaggaggaggaggaggaggaggagaaggcgacCACAGCAATGACTGGCGCACGAGGGTTCGCCACATCCCAAATTTTACTATTCGGTTCTGA